Proteins from a single region of Kwoniella newhampshirensis strain CBS 13917 chromosome 10 map unlocalized Ctg15, whole genome shotgun sequence:
- a CDS encoding ubiquitin-conjugating enzyme E2-16 kDa, with protein sequence MALKRINKELMDLGRDPPSSCSAGPINEDLFKWQATIMGPADSPYSGGVFFLSLQFPTDYPFKPPKVQFTTKIYHPNINANGSICLDILRDQWSPALTISKVLLSICSMLTDPNPDDPLVPEIANTYKTDRPRYEATAREWTRK encoded by the exons ATGGCCCTCAAGCGAATCAACAAG GAACTCATGGACCTTGGACGAGACCCACCAAGTTCTTGTTCAGCCGGTCCTATCAATGAGGATCTTTTCAAATGGCAAGCGACCATCATGGGACCT GCCGATTCACCTTACTCTGGCGgtgtcttcttcct TTCTCTTCAATTCCCTACCG ACTACCCCTTCAAACCCCCAAAGGTCCAATTCACCACCAAGATCTACCATCCCAATATCAACGCCAACGGGTCCATCTGTTTGGACATTCTTCGAGACCAATGGAGTCCAGCATTGACCATTTCAAAGG TCTTGCTATCCATTTGTTCGATGCTGACAGACCCTAACCCCGATGACCCCTTGGTTCCGGAGATTGCAAAC ACCTACAAGACAGACAGGCCCCGATACGAAGCGACGGCGAGGGAATGGACGAGAAAGTGA